In the genome of Halanaerobiales bacterium, one region contains:
- a CDS encoding peptide deformylase, translating into RHKKIKVRYQNTKGENITETFKDDFAELFQHEIDHLEGILATDHLENNKNIIMREEWEKRYKS; encoded by the coding sequence AGACATAAAAAAATAAAAGTTAGATATCAGAATACAAAAGGAGAAAACATTACTGAAACTTTTAAAGATGATTTTGCTGAATTATTTCAACATGAAATAGATCATCTGGAGGGAATATTAGCTACTGATCATTTGGAGAATAATAAGAATATAATTATGAGAGAAGAATGGGAGAAAAGATATAAAAGTTAA